The following proteins are encoded in a genomic region of Leishmania mexicana MHOM/GT/2001/U1103 complete genome, chromosome 25:
- a CDS encoding myosin heavy chain kinase c-like protein, with protein MWPDVTELVDSFQNASSSNLSASRSANVSLSHRMDLSPLQLHDEAAPLRSSTGLAATFGGLSPSLPSQRQSIGQPRRHNGDKLHHASRDSSPNSTIGSCSGGVPTSQASLPLLAGMMASRKELFTELTVPSTQPMNGQPQGQGMSSSPVDAAQPPISQGGVGSASHALSPRELSTLESLSPSGPVAGLLVTSPPGKDLSNAALRGGFLSESISLVESSVSSISRSALRLHRGRARDRLPSDREDSSGKSGGRNDDVPSQVQLPLITRSLTSNSASLQGRQLLTALQELEGSSAGIGLPTLSCSSSFTSMHHEDEGPCLAPALKIVLEASVAVGQPPRPLHSVPLPEGRDECCDVNSIKPSSSSSLVQSARRATTMGMGSDDDAKTGEHQSTPIEASDRGGGTSIFVTAPVLLTVEAAPLTLSGGLTGQSSSGNSTGMGQMTCASTAASPLAKNAAVTLIPNSGFSSFDTAVLENGDYAPEATRPPTGERSSGPKHGSLQSLDHDNYTTAARGATGQQRPSDSIENDDAVHQKRAKRRLRKTRKKDKAKRQKNGETVAEGENGAAAEALKAVAVAHRSDSALARKRERKRQLKHEKMKEMSSEERRQYKAEHQRRRAAKKAKRSSAAAVSPHLERGDHGDWSGSRPHHGSDPSALSPAPVPTAGAVKQHPPLSSSPEPPQPLAPVTAAAADPDAKTTSSHARQSSTKSEVEQSFPSLVERSSLVDFAATLSPQVLASTCSALTNAQVDGGGTLLKALGVRRCTSASGRDVPVAPSTALPSKLMPSTPAPFRRRFFIDIAGRPRDQGDANSFLHVSSSTPTNVSDLEGQLHAHEADAEGCGVECDATLEANDGGADNCDDESRGPLRRQPMDESDSADGVIPERAPMSNEGALSPAPHLPAAAAGSGTAAILELKQQQEVQQRHRLPSLAADTSLPAMLVPVANSDGASADASEASLMTASASGRGADHCQGSSLPLRPGAETSQSVEPDLNQSRPGDALTGPVTKGTAAISATSMPCCSAYSRSHTKDDVPAAVEPAVTGAGGAEGCGAGQKALTSAAAASTAVAAARKARRSPSSSCSSLRSRSSDDESADGSSGYSYSSYSSSGSLVPEVLQLVGGCTVPPPVAAFSDLKYRYSCVPQLHSYAEPAIIHEWNLTEGCWGSVETSVVLSPQPFAKGNMRASYYMIDMRRLNCLLVAKRYLKSSVKDDQYFDDVSMHSIAGHWARVFNMMRPPKEVRFVPAAVLILPKRNPPLILAMEPQLTGKFVKYNNNCGYVRRKARWTPQAFSHFTYHASDHELMVVDIQGVDDYYTDPQILSADGEGYGRGNLGEEGIRRFLESHKCNEVCRAVGLPPLQRNGKGAVITPLASPGSGRSSAGPGTPAAKDHLTTAIPCASGLKEERLPPKAFMLARRASSGNTPGPEHNGVQLGSRQPSETALMLSPVPPPRQTLRTGTRPSSPSPLAAAPSALTPGALPHRVGPVQNCGVKYMRYPRQALIRPQSQYFVSTVAGGLMSVPQQGSSAPNGYSNGSSFSALQGYPPVSEQSGSKVGGSPTSGSAGAPSGMAGVGHGGASSPPQGSVMVAVPLLRPPAGGRPGYTGAQSSVSPEGFHLLTAPRSGENVGSFHQAPHLRPGGTANLGGGMPNFYPRPPVTGAVGSPTGRCASHQSSFTAAAPTIQSTEEVTTTNRPRSHRQSFSRRPVFSAVEEMPKRSEPRYHGHPHPH; from the coding sequence ATGTGGCCGGACGTCACGGAGCTTGTGGACAGCTTTCAGAACGCTTCGTCCTCCAATCTGAGTGCTTCACGCAGCGCCAACGTCAGCTTGTCGCATCGCATGGACTTGTCTCCGCTGCAACTGCATGATGAGGCGGCGCCCCtacgcagcagcaccggcttGGCGGCCACCTTTGGTGGGCTGTCGCCTTCTCTGCCTAGCCAGCGGCAATCCATagggcagccgcggcggcacaacGGCGACAAGCTTCACCACGCCAGCCGCGACAGTAGCCCTAACTCCACCATCGGATCCTGTAGCGGAGGTGTACCAACTTCCCAGGCAagcttgccgctgctggccgGTATGATGGCCTCGCGCAAGGAGCTTTTCACCGAGCTCACCGTCCCTTCCACCCAACCGATGAATGGGCAGCCACAGGGCCAAGGGATGAGCTCCTCTCCCGTTGATGCCGCACAACCACCGATATCACAGGGTGGGGTTGGTAGTGCTTCGCACGCTCTCTCGCCGCGTGAGCTGTCCACCCTGGAAAGTCTTAGCCCTAGCGGACCGGTGGCTGGGCTACTAGTCACATCCCCGCCGGGTAAGGACTTATCAAACGCTGCATTACGCGGTGGTTTTCTGTCCGAAAGCATCTCCCTCGTCGAGTCATCAGTGTCGTCCATATCACGTAGCGCACTCCGGCTGCACCGCGGCAGAGCGCGTGATCGCCTTCCCAGCGACCGCGAAGACTCCAGCGGCAAGAGCGGCGGCAGGAATGATGATGTGCCGTCGCAGGTGCAACTGCCACTCATCACACGTTCTCTGACGAGCAACTCCGCCAGCTTGCAAGGTCGCCAGCTTCTCACCGccctgcaggagctggagggtTCGAGTGCCGGTATTGGGTTGCCGACGCTGTCTTGCTCCTCTTCGTTCACCTCGATGCACCACGAAGACGAGGGTCCGTGCCTTGCGCCAGCCCTAAAGATTGTGTTGGAGGCGTCGGTAGCTGTTGGGcagccaccgcggccgctgcaTTCGGTGCCCCTCCCCGAAGGCAGAGATGAGTGTTGTGATGTCAACTCAATCAAGCCATCCAGCTCATCCAGCTTGGTGCAgtccgcacgccgtgcgaCTACCATGGGGATGGGCAGTGATGACGATGCCAAGACGGGAGAGCATCAATCGACCCCAATCGAGGCCAgtgaccgcggcggcggcaccagcataTTTGTCACAGCACCGGTGTTGCTcacggtggaggcggcaccgctgacgCTGTCAGGCGGTCTGACGGGCCAATCATCCTCAGGGAACTCGACCGGGATGGGGCAAATGACCTGTGcaagcaccgccgcctctccgctTGCAAAAAACGCGGCCGTCACGTTGATCCCGAACTCGGGTTTCAGCAGCTTCGACACCGCCGTTCTCGAGAACGGGGATTACGCGCCAGAGGCAACCCGACCGCCGACCGGCGAGCGTTCCAGCGGCCCCAAGCACGGAAGCTTGCAAAGCCTCGACCACGACAACTACACTaccgccgcgcgcggcgcgACGGGCCAGCAGCGACCTAGCGACTCCATCGAGAACGATGACGCCGTCCACCAGAAGCGGGCGAAGCGCCGCCTGAGGAAGACGCGGAAGAAGGACAAGGCCAAGCGGCAAAAAAACGGCGAGACAGTGGCGGAAGGCGAGaacggcgcggctgctgaggcgctgaaggcggTTGCGGTTGCTCACAGGTCGGACAGTGCCCTGGCCCGCAAGCGCGAGCGCAAGCGACAGCTGAAGCACGAGAAGATGAAGGAGATGTCGTCGGAGGAGCGTCGCCAGTACAAGGCAGAGCATCAGCGCCGGCGTGCTGCGAAGAAGGCAAAGCGTtcctccgcagcggcggtctCCCCACACCTTGAGCGCGGCGATCATGGCgactggagcggcagcaggccgcaccacggcagcgaccCCTCTGCTTTGTCTCCTGCGCCCGTGCCCACGGCGGGTGCTGTTAAGCAGCAtccgccgctgtcgtcctcGCCGGAACCGCCTCAGCCGTTGGCACCTGTtaccgctgcggctgcagatCCTGATGCCAAGACGACAAGCTCGCACGCGCGGCAGTCATCAACAAAGTCGGAAGTCGAGCAGAGCTTCCCGAGCCTGGTCGAGAGGTCCTCTTTGGTGGATTTTGCCGCGACACTTTCGCCGCAGGTCCTCGCCAGCACGTGCAGCGCGTTAACGAATGCGCAGGTCGACGGAGGCGGTACCTTGCTGAAAGCGCTTGgagtgcggcggtgcacgAGCGCCTCTGGTAGAGACGTTCCCGTCGCTCCCAGCACGGCGCTTCCGTCTAAGTTGATGCCGAGCACCCCGGCGCCGTTTCGGCGTCGCTTTTTCATCGACATCGCTGGCAGGCCGCGAGATCAGGGAGACGCGAACAGCTTCCTCCACgtaagcagcagcaccccaaCCAACGTCAGCGATCTGGAGGGgcagctgcacgcacacgaggcGGACGCCGAAGGCTGCGGCGTGGAGTGCGATGCTACGCTTGAGGCAAatgacggcggcgcggaTAACTGCGATGACGAGAGCCGAGGTCCACTGCGCAGACAACCGATGGATGAAAGCGACTCCGCCGACGGTGTGATTCCCGAGCGCGCTCCGATGTCCAACGAGGGTGCGCTGAGTCCAGCTCCGCATCttcccgcagccgcagcgggaTCCGGAACAGCTGCCATTCTGgagctgaagcagcagcaggaggtgcagcagcgtcatcgGTTGCCCTCGCTGGCGGCCGACACTTCACTCCCTGCCATGCTTGTCCCCGTGGCCAATAGCGATGGCGCCTCGGCCGATGCAAGCGAGGCTTCGCTGATGACTGCGTCTGCCTCCGGACGCGGGGCCGATCATTGTCAAGGGTCGAGCCTGCCTCTGCGACCAGGTGCGGAGACGAGCCAATCAGTGGAGCCAGACCTGAACCAGTCGCGCCCGGGCGATGCGCTGACAGGCCCCGTCACGAAGGGGACCGCTGCCATCTCCGCGACCTCCATGCCATGCTGCTCCGCATACAGTCGATCTCATACCAAGGATGATGTGCCGGCAGCAGTCGAGCCGGCTGTGAcgggtgctggtggtgcggaGGGGTGTGGCGCCGGGCAAAAAGCTCTAAcatcggcggcagccgcatcaacagcagtggcggcggcgcggaaGGCCAGACGGAGCCCGTCCTCGTCCTGCTCTTCCTTGCGGAGCCGCAGTAGCGACGACGAGAGCGCCGACGGCAGCTCTGGGTACAGCTACAGcagctacagcagcagcggtagcTTGGTgccggaggtgctgcagctggtggGAGGCTGCACTGTGCCGCCCCCTGTGGCTGCCTTCTCCGATCTCAAGTACCGCTACTCgtgtgtgccgcagctgcacagctACGCCGAGCCGGCCATCATCCACGAGTGGAACCTCACCGAGGGCTGCTGGGGCAGTGTGGAGACGAGTGTGGTGCTCAGCCCACAGCCCTTCGCGAAGGGGAACATGCGTGCGTCCTACTACATGATCGACATGCGTCGACTCAACTGCCTCTTGGTGGCGAAGCGGTACTTGAAGTCGTCCGTCAAGGACGACCAGTACTTTGACGACGTTTCAATGCACAGCATCGCGGGGCACTGGGCACGTGTCTTCAACATGATGCGACCACCGAAGGAGGTCCGCTTCGTCCCTGCGGCTGTGCTGATCCTACCGAAGCGCAACCCGCCGCTGATACTGGCCATGGAGCCGCAGCTGACAGGCAAGTTTGTGAAGTACAATAACAACTGCGGCTATGTGCGGCGAAAGGCGCGGTGGACGCCGCAGGCCTTCTCGCACTTCACGTACCACGCCAGCGATCATGAGCTGATGGTGGTGGACATCCAAGGCGTCGACGACTACTACACGGACCCGCAGATTCTCTCCGCAGACGGGGAGGGATACGGCCGCGGCAACCTCGGCGAAGAGGGCATCCGGCGCTTCCTCGAGAGCCACAAGTGCAATGAGGTTTGTCGTGCTGTCGGCCTGCCTCCTCTGCAGCGCAACGGCAAAGGTGCTGTTATCACACCTTTGGCGTCGCCAGGGAGTGGCCGTAGCAGCGCTGGGCCAGGTACACCGGCGGCAAAGGATCATCTGACTACGGCAATACCCTGCGCGTCTGGGTTGAAGGAGGAGCGACTCCCCCCAAAGGCCTTCATGCTCGCCCGCCGCGCTTCCTCGGGGAATACTCCAGGCCCCGAGCACAACGGCGTGCAGCTCGGCTCGCGACAGCCAAGCGAAACCGCCCTGATGTTGTCGccagtgccgccaccgcggcagacgctgcgcaccggcaccaggccgtcgtctccgtcgccactggcagcagcgccgtctgcaCTGACCCCGGGGGCCTTGCCACACCGCGTGGGGCCGGTGCAGAACTGCGGCGTGAAGTACATGCGCTACCCACGGCAGGCGCTAATCCGGCCGCAGAGCCAGTACTTCGTCTCCACTGTCGCGGGCGGCCTCATGTCAGTGCCGCAgcaaggcagcagcgcgccaaaTGGGTACAGTAACGGCAGCTCCTTTTCGGCGCTTCAAGGCTACCCACCAGTGAGTGAGCAGAGTGGCAGCAAGGTGGGCGGGTCGCCAACCAGCGGGAGCGCCGGCGCGCCTAGCGGTATGGCTGGTGTTGGCCACGGCGGTGCAAGTTCCCCGCCACAAGGCTCtgtgatggtggcggtgccgctgctgcgtccgCCGGCGGGGGGGCGCCCCGGATACACCGGCGCCCAGTCTAGCGTTAGCCCGGAAGGATTCCACCTCTTGACGGCGCCGAGGAGCGGAGAGAACGTCGGCTCGTTTCACCAGGCGCCGCATTTGCGGCCCGGTGGAACGGCCAAtcttggcggcggcatgcCCAATTTCTACCCGCGCCCGCCCGTGACGGGCGCTGTCGGCAGCCCCACTGGAAGATGCGCCTCGCACCAGAGCTCGTTtactgcagcggcgccgacgatTCAATCCACCGAAGAGGTGACCACGACAAATAGGCCAAGGTCACATCGTCAGTCCTTCAGTCGCCGGCCGGTGTTCTCGGCGGTTGAGGAGATGCCGAAGAGGTCCGAGCCCCGCTACCATGGTCACCCTCATCCGCACTGA